The DNA window TTTTGCAGTAACCGCTTGATCGGAAATAAGGCCTGCGGCCTTTAAGCTCAGCAAATCAATTTGATCGCCTTGCACGAAAGCAAGTTCAGAAAGGCGAACTTCGGCCTTGAATTTAGCGGTCGGCGATTTGAAGCCACGCTTCGGCAGGCGACGCTGCAAAGGCATTTGACCGCCTTCGAAGCCAACCTTGTGGTAGCCACCGGAACGTGACTTTTGGCCTTTGTGACCACGCCCGGCGGTCTTGCCAAGGCCGGAACCAATGCCACGGCCCACACGTTTATGACTGTGTTTTGCGCCTTCGGCTGGTTGAATTGAGTTGAGTTGCATGGTGAGTCTCATTTGTGGGCATTAGAAGGCTGAGCGGTCAAAGTTCAGTGCCTCCGAGGCATGGCAATCAGGCAATGACCTTGACCAGGTAGTCAACCTTGCGAATCATGCCGCGCACCGATGGAGTGTCTTCCAGTGTGCGCTCATCATTGATATGCCGAAGGCCTAGGCCACGAACGGTGTCACGGTGATCGGCTCGCGTACCGATGACGCTGCGCACCAACTTGACTTTCACTTCTTTCTTGTCTTGCATGGATGGCCTCAACCGAGAATTTCTTCGAGGCTCTTGCCACGCTTCATGGCGATCTCGGAAGGCGTATTGGCCTTGATGAGACCGTCCAGCGTGGCACGAACCATGTTGTAGGGATTGGTCGAGCCATGGCTCTTGGCAACGACGTCGGTGATGCCGACGACCTCGAAGATGGCGCGCATCGGGCCGCCTGCAATGATGCCCGTTCCCTGAGGAGCCGGCGCCATCATGACGTCGGAAGCAGCGTGACTGCCGAAGACCTGATGATGCAGCGTGCCGTTTTTCAGCTTCACCTTGATCATGTTGCGGCGCGCCTGGTCCATGGCTTTCTGCACGGCAACTGGCACTTCGCGCGCCTTGCCCTTGCCCATCCCGATGCGGCCATCGCCATCACCCACGACGGCAAGCGCAGCAAAACCCAGGATACGACCACCCTTGACCACTTTGGTCACGCGGTTGACTGCAATCATTTTTTCCCGCAGACCGTCATCACGGGCTTCGGTGTTCATCTTTGCTTGGACTTTGGCCATCTCAACCTCAGAATTTCAAACCAGCTTCACGTGCTGCTTCAGCCAAGGCCTTGACGCGGCCGTGGTACTGGAAACCAGAGCGATCAAAGGCAACCTGCTCAATACCTGCGGCACGTGCCTTTTCCGCAATACGGCGGCCGACAATTTGCGCTGCGCCCACATTCCCACCGGAACCCTGCAACTGCTGACGCACTTCAGGCTCAATGGTCGAAGCAGTCATCAGCACGCGCTCGCCGTCATCGGAAATGATGCTGGCGTAGATGTGTGCATTCGAGCGATGCACCGCAAGGCGCGTCACACGGAGGCGCGCAATCTGGGCGCGTGTGGACTTGGCGCGACGCATACGGGCTAGTTTTTTATTCAACATGTCACAGCCCCTTATTTCTTCTTGGTTTCCTTGATCACCACGACCTCATTGGCGTAGCGAACACCCTTGCCCTTGTATGGCTCGGGCGGACGGATTGCACGAATATCGGCAGCCATTTGGCCGACGAGTTGTTTGTCAACGCCCTTGAGCACGATTTCAGTCGGCGTCGGCGCCTCCACTTTGATGCCATCGGGCATATCACGCACCACAGGGTGCGAGAAACCGAGGGAAAGATTCAGTTTGGCACCCTGGACTTGAACCTTGTAACCCACACCGACAAGAGTCAGCTTTTTCTCAAAGCCCTTGTCCACGCCGGCAACCATGCCGGCAACCAGGGCGCGGAACGTACCCGACAGGGCATGCGACTCGCGACTTGCGTCGGCTGGCGCAAACGTCAAAGAACCATCTTGCAATTCAACCTTGACCAAGGGGTTCAATGCACGTTGCAGACGACCCAAACCACCCTTGACTGCGATTTGCTCAGCAGTGAGGGACACTTCAACGCCTTTGGGCACAACGATAGGATTTTTGGCGACTCGCGACATGGTCGGCCCTCAATTAAGCAACATAACAAAGGACCTCACCGCCGACGCCAACCTGACGCGCCTTGCGATCGGTCATCACACCCTGAGGCGTGGAGACAATAGCGACACCCAGCCCATTCAGAACCTGGGGAATGGCGTGCTGTCCACGATAGATGCGTAGCCCAGGACGGCTAACACGCTCGATGCGCTCGATGACAGGACGCCCTGCGTAGTACTTGAGCGCAATTTGCAAGTCAGCCTTGACGCCATCGCGCAGTAATTCGAAGCCATCGATATAGCCCTCGTCCTGCAGCACCTGCGCAATGGCAGCCTTCAATTTCGATGCCGGCATCTTGACGGTGGCTTTCTCGACCATCTGCGCATTACGGATGCGCGTCAGCATGTCGGCAATAGGATCACTCATGCTCATTGAATATTCTCCGGAGAGTTCCGTTAGCCGTCTTACCAGCTGGACTTGGTGATGCCGGGGATCTCCCCGCGAAACGCCAGTTCACGAATCTTGTTACGGCCCAATCCGAACTTGCGGAACGTGCCGCGCGGGCGCCCTGTCAATGCACAGCGATTGCGCAAGCGGGTCGGGTTTGCATTGCGCGGTAGCTGCTGCAAGCCAAGACGCGCTTGCAAATGATCTTCGTGCGACTTGCTCATATCAGCGATGACAGCCTGTAGGGCGGCACGCTTGCCAGCAAATTTCTCAACGAGTTTTTCGCGCTTTTCCTGGCGGTTGATCAATGAAAGCTTAGCCATGGCAATCTCAGTTTTTGAAAGGAAAGCGGAAAGCGGAAAGCAGTGCCTTGCACTCGTCATCCGATTTTGCCGAGGTTGTGATGCTGATATTCAGGCCACGCAGCGCATCGACCTTGTCATACTCCACCTCTGGGAAAATGATTTGCTCTTTGACGCCGATGTTGTAATTGCCGCGCCCGTCGAAGGCACGCGATGAAACCCCACGGAAATCGCGCACACGCGGGAGCGCAACCGTCACCAAACGATCCAGAAATTCATACATGCGACGACCACGCAGCGTCACGGAGCACCCGATTGGCATGCCTTCGCGCACCTTGAACGCAGCAATAGCCTTACGAGCCTTGGTCACCACGGGTCGCTGTCCGGCGATCTTGGTCATGTCGCTCACAGCGTGCTCAATGACCTTCTTGTCAGCAACAGCCTCGGATACGCCCATATTCAGCGTGATCTTCGTGATGCGAGGAACCTCCATCACGGATTTATAGCCGTACCGCTCCAACAAACTTGGAACCACTTGACCCGTATAAAACTCTTGTAAACGCGTCATAACGCCCCCAGTTAAACCTTGATTTCCTCGCCGCTCGAACGGAATACGCGAACCTTCTTTCCGTCAGAGAGCAAACGAATGCCGACACGATCAGCCTTGCCGGACGCGGGATTGAAAATTGCCACATTGCTTTGATGAATGGGCATTTCTTTCGAGATGACACCGCCTGGCTGGTTTTGCATCGGATTGGGGCGGGTGTGACGTTTGACCAGGCCCACCCCCTCAACCAAAAGATGATCCTCACCCTGGCGAGCAATCACCTTGGCGCGGCGCCCCTTGGCTGAACCCGCAATGACGACGACTTCATCGCCCTTGTGTATCTTGTTCATGATGAGCCTCTTAAAGCACTTCAGGTGCGAGGGAAACAATTTTCATGAAGCGCTCCGTGCGCAACTCACGCGTAACCGGCCCGAAAATTCGAGTTCCGATAGGCTCAAGCTTGGCATTGAGGAGAACGGCGGCGTTGGCGTCAAACTTGATCAGCGAGCCATCAGCACGACGAACCCCCTTGGCCGTACGCACGACCACAGCGTTGAACACCTCGCCCTTTTTCACGCGGCCGCGCGGCGCAGCTTCTTTGATGCTGACCTTGATGACATCGCCGATGCCGGCATAGCGACGCTTGGACCCGCCGAGCACCTTGATGCACATAACGGTTTTAGCGCCGGTGTTGTCAGCAACATCCAGCCTTGACTGCATCTGAATCATGTGGAATCCTTTTCCCAACTTGCAAGCGAACGCCGCCAACAGTCTTGGGCCCAGCTTGTGGGTCAATGAAGCGCTCGAGAAATCGAAAGCGCAGAACTATATATTTTTGCCTGACTCGCTGTGCTTGTCAAGGCGCAAGGCAATTATTTTTGCTGAAGTGGCAAGCCGAGGCCTTCCGGTTCGAGCGGTTGGCTTGACCCAGAAACGGCTGTGGCCAGGATGGAACGTTTTTGCCTGGCCACAAGACGCCGGCACAATCACACCAACCTTGATTTTTCGACCAGACGCGTCACAACCCAGGACTTGGTCTTGGAAATCGGACGCGTTTCCGAAATTTCGACCAAATCGCCCAAGTGAAACTGGCCTTGCTCATCGTGAGCGCTGTACTTTTTGGAGCGCACCATATACTTGCCATACAACTCGTGCTGGACACGACGCTCAACCAAAACCGTGACGGTCTTCGAGCGTTTATCACTCACCACGCGCCCTGTCAGAACGCGGGTCAATCCTTCAGTAGCAGACATCATGACTCCTGCGTTGTTTGTTGGCGAATGAGGGTACGCACGCGGGCAATGTCGCGACGCACTTTCATCAATTGACTGGTGTTCTGCAGCTGCTGTGTTGCCTTTTGCATACGAAGACCCATATGGGCCTTCAGCAGTGCGTTGAGTTCATTCTGCAGACCCGAAGCGTCCAGTTTGCGCATTTCTTCCAAATTCATCATCTCACCTCAAAGACCAAAGCGCCGACCGACGAACACCGTACGAAACGGCAACTTAGCTGCTGCGAGTTCGAAGGCTTCACGGGCTTGTTGCTCCGTCACCCCATCGATTTCATAAAGCACTTTGCCAGGCGTGATTTCAGAAACGTAGTACTCAGGATTGCCCTTGCCGTTGCCCATGCGCACTTCAGCAGGCTTGATCGAAATGGGTTTGTCGGGGAATACACGGATCCAGATGCGACCGCCGCGCTTGACATGACGGGAAATGGCACGTCGCGCCGACTCGATCTGGCGTGCAGTCAAGCGACCACGCGTCGTGGCCTTGAGACCATATTCGCCGAAAGCCACAGAGGCTCCACGAGTCGCCACGCCCTTGTTGCGACCCTTTTGTTCCTTGCGGTATTTACGCCGCGCAGGTTGCATCATGACGATTCTCCTTGCTTGCTCGGCTCTGCGACCGATGCCTCGGGTTTGCTGACTTTGCGCACGCGCTTCTCAGGTGTCACCGCCGGCGCGCCTGCGGGCGCAGCATGCGCATCGCCGCGAGTGGAGTCAGGACGGCGGTTGCGACGCGGGCCATTCTTGTCATCGCGACGCGGACGACGATCGGTTTCGGCAGGTTCGGCGGCTTTTTGCGCCAGCGCACCTCGACCCAGCGTGTCACCCTTGTAAACCCAGACCTTGACACCAATGACGCCATAGGTCGTTTTGGCTTCGGAAAAACCGTAGTCAATGTCGGCGCGCAAAGTCTGAAGCGGCACACGGCCCTCACGGTACCACTCGGTACGCGCAATCTCGATCCCGTTCAAACGACCCGATGACATGATCTTGATGCCCTGGGCGCCAAGGCGCATCGCGTTCTGCATGGCACGCTTCATTGCGCGGCGGAACATGATGCGTTTTTCCAACTGCTGCGTGATGGAATCAGCAATAAGCTTGGCATCGATCTCGGGCTTGCGCACCTCCTCGATATCAACGGCGACGGGCACGCCAAGGCGCTTGGTCAATTCCGATTTCAATGCTTCGATATCTTCACCCTTCTTGCCGATCACGACCCCGGGGCGGGCGCTGAAAATTGTGATGCGTGCGTTTTTCGCAGGGCGCTCAATGACGATACGCGAGACGGAGGCGGCCTTGAGTTTCTTGGCCAGGAACTCGCGCACCGCAATATCTTCATTCAGCATTTTCGCAAACTGCCTGCCGCTGGCATACCAGCGGGAAGTCCAGTCATGCGTGACCGCCAGCCTAAAGCCGGTTGGGTTGATTTTCTGTCCCATCTCGAGTCCTTAATTTCCAACCGTGATGTAGATGTGGCAGGTCGGCTTGACGATCCGATTGCCTCGCCCCTTGGCGCGAGCAGAAAAACGCTTCAGCGAAGCGCCCCGCTCGACCATGATGGACTTGACTTTCAACTCGTCGATATCGGCGCCATCGTTGTGCTCCGCGTTGGCGATTGCCGACTCGAGCACCTTCTTGATGATCTGGGCTGCCTTCTTGGGCGTGAAGGCCAGCGTGTTCAAGGCGTGGTCGACTTTCTTGCCACGAATGAGGTCAGCGACCAGGCGGCCTTTTTGCTCTGACAACCGCACGCCCCGCAGAATTGCTTGTGTTTCCATAGTCCTTACCTCTTCGCGGCTTTCTTGTCTGCAGGATGACCCTTGAATGTGCGGGTCAGCGCAAACTCACCGAGCTTATGGCCCACCATTTGGTCGGTGATGTAGACGGGCATGTGCTGACGGCCGTTGTGCACAGCGACGGTCACGCCAATGAACTCGGGAAGCACAGTGGAGCGCCGCGACCAAGTCTTGATCGGCTTCTTGTCTTTCGTGGCAACTGCGTTTTCAATCTTCCGAATCAGATGAAGATCGCAAAACGGGCCTTTTTTAAGAGAACGTGTCATAACTGAGCCTCTGACTTACTTTTTGCGACGCGAGACGATCATGCCCTGCGTGCGCTTGTTCTGGCGTGTGCGATAGCCCTTGGTCGGAGTACCCCATGGGCTGACGGGGGTGCGGCCTTCACCAGTCTTACCCTCGCCACCACCGTGCGGGTGATCGACAGGATTCATGGCGACGCCACGCACGGTCGGGCGTATGCCCTTCCAGCGCTTAGCGCCAGCCTTACCGTACTGGCGCAGACTATTTTCTTCGTTGCTGACCTCGCCGATGGTGGCGCGGCATTCGACGTGGATCTTGCGCACTTCACCGGAACGCAGTCGCACTTGAGCGTAGACACCTTCACGCGCCATCAGCACAGCCGACGATCCAGCCGAACGGATCATTTGCGCGCCCTTACCCGCTGTCAGCTCAACGCAATGAATGGTGGAGCCCACGGGGATACTGCGAATGGGGAGGCAATTGCCAGCCTTGATCGGCGCCTCGACACCACTGAGAACCATGCTGCCAACCTCAATGCCACGCGGAGCGATGATGTAGCGGCGCTCGCCATCGGCGTAGCACAGCAAAGCAATGTGCGCCGTGCGATTGGGGTCGTATTCAATGCGTTCGACCTTTGCCGGGATGCCATCTTTGTCGCGGCGGAAATCAACGACGCGGTAATGCTGCTTGCTGCCACCCCCACGATGGCGCACCGTGATATGGCCATTGTTGTTACGACCAGCATTTTGCTTCTGCGGCTCGAGCAAGCTCTTTTCGGGCGCGCCTTTGTGCAGATGCTTGTGGACAACCTTCACGACGGCGCGACGGCCGGCGGAAGTTGGTTTCACCTTGACGACTGCCATGTTAGACACCCTCCTGGGCAAAGTTCAGTTCCTGACCCGCAGCCAGGCTGACATAGGCTTTGCGAACATTGCTGCGGTGGCCAACACCACGTGACGTACGCTTGACCTTACCCTTCTGGTTCAAAACCTGGACGCCAATGACCTGAACCTTGAAAAAGGCCTCGACTGCCGCCTTGATTTCATCCTTGCTCGCGTCCTGGCGCACGCGGAACGCAACCTGGTTGCGCTTATCCGCCAGCATCGTGGCCTTCTCGGAAATAATCGGCGCAAGCAGAACTTGCATCAGACGTTGTTCTTGTGCTTGTTGCTGACTCATGACAACATCTCCTGCAGCTTGGCCACAGCGCCCTTGGCAATCAGGACCTTCTTGTAATAAATCAAGGACAGTGGGTCCATGTAGCGAGGCTCGACCAACAACACATTGGGCAGATTACGCGCTGCAAGCATCAGTTTTTCATCGATCGAATCTGCGATGTACAGAACCGAATCCAGACCCATGGCACGCAACTTGGTGGCGAGCAGTTTGGTCTTGGGCGCATCGAGAACCAACTCCTCGGTCACCATGACACGACCTTCGCGCGCCAACTGCGAAAGGATGGAACGCATGCCGGCGCGGTACATCTTTTTGTTGATTTTCTGGGTGAAATTCTCATCACCAGAGTTCGGAAAAATTCGACCGCCTCCGCGCCACAACGGGGAACTTGTCATGCCTGCGCGAGCGCGACCAGTACCCTTTTGACGCCACGGCTTGCGGGTGGAATGCTTGACCTCAGCGCGGTCTTTTTGCGCGCGGGTGCCCATACGTGCATTGGCCTGATAGGCAATCACAATCTGGTGAATCAGCGCTTCGTTGTATTCACGGCCAAAAATCGTGTCCGGAGCGTCAAATGCGGCGCCTTGCGCGCCATCGGCGGCAACAAAATTCAGTTGAGTCATGATTGAACTCCCGCCTTCTTCACTGCGGGCCGCAGCGTGACGCAGCCGGAGTCGGCCCCGGGGATCGAGCCCTTTACCATGATCAAGTCTCGCGCCTCATCAATGCGCACGACCTCGAGATTCTGAATCGTGACATTGGTACCGCCCAGTCGTCCAGACATGCGCTTACCAGGGAATACACGCCCTGGATCCTGCGCCATGCCGATTGAACCCGGCGCGCGTGTTGTTACCGAGTTGCCGTGCGAAGCGCGGTTGGAGGAAAAGTGGTGACGCTTGATCGCGCCCGCATAGCCCTTGCCAATGGTGACACCACGGACATCCAGCATTTGCCCAACCGCGAAAAGCGTGGCGGGGAGCTTGCTGCCGCACTGGTAAGACGCAGCAACGTCCGCAGGAACCCGGAACTCACAAAGAAGCTTTGCGGGCTCGACGGATGCCTTGGCCAAGTGACCAGCTTCTGCCTTGGTCAGCGAGGAGGGTTTGGTTGCACCAAAAGCAACCTGGATGGCGCTGTAGCCATCCTTGTCAGCCTGGCGAATTTGCGCCACGGCGTTGCGAGAAACGTCCAGGACGGTGACGGGAATGGATACCCCGTCGTCCGTGAACACTCGCATCATGCCGACCTTGCGCGCAACAAGGCCGAGTGCTTGCGTACTCATTCTTTTCTCCATGCCAGCTGCGATTGGCTGGCGTCATATGCTGATTTGCAAAACTGACGATTCCAAGCTGTTGCCTGGAGATGCCGTTTTGCGCCAAACGATTTACATGAATCAGAGCCTGCCTTACGGAAGGCCCAAGCTTGAACGCTGAAAAGCTTTTCAGTATAGCCGGGCGCCTGTCTTCTGGCTAGTGGGCTTCCTGATTTTTACTGCAACTTGATTTCGACATCGACGCCAGCGGGCAGGTCAAGCTTCATCAAAGCGTCAACCGTCTTGTCCGTCGGATCAACAATGTCCATCAGGCGCTGGTGCGTGCGAATTTCAAACTGGTCGCGTGAGCTTTTGTTCACATGGGGCGAACGCAAGATATCGAAACGCTGCAGACGTGTCGGCAGCGGCACGGGGCCCTTGACAATGGCCCCAGTGCGCTTGGCCGTGTCAACAATTTCCAGGGCCGACTGATCGATGAGGCGGTAGTCGAAGGCCTTGAGACGAATACGAATTTTCTGACTTTGCATTGCAGTTCCAAAGAGCGGGAAAACGAGGCGAGCCTCTCTATTACTCGATAATTTTCGCCACGACGCCGGCGCCGACGGTACGGCCGCCCTCGCGAATGGCAAAGCGCAGACCTTCTTCCATGGCGATCGGGTGGATGAGCTTGACGGTGATGCTCACATTATCGCCCGGCATGACCATTTCCTTGTCCTTGGGCAGTTCGATGGCGCCGGTGACGTCGGTGGTGCGGAAGTAGAACTGCGGGCGGTAGTTGTTGAAGAACGGGGTGTGACGCCCGCCCTCGTCCTTGGAGAGCACGTAGATCTCGGCGGTGAAGTGGGTGTGGGGCTTGACGCTGCCGGGCTTGCACAGCACCTGGCCGCGCTGCACGTCTTCGCGCTTGGTGCCGCGCAGCAGGATGCCCACGTTGTCGCCCGCCTGGCCCTGGTCGAGCAGCTTGCGGAACATTTCCACGCCGGTGCAGGTGGTCTTTTGGGTGGCGGCGATGCCGACGATCTCGATTTCTTCGCCTACCTTGATGATGCCGCGCTCGATGCGCCCGGTCACCACGGTGCCGCGCCCGGAGATGGAGAACACGTCTTCCACGGGCATGAGGAAGGCGCCGTCGACCGCGCGCTCGGGCGTGGGGATGTAGGTGTCCAGGGCGTCGGCCAGGCGCAAGATGGCTTGTTCGCCGAGCTCGCCCTTGTCGCCTTCCAGGGCCAGCTTGGCGGAGCCGTGGATGATGGGGGTGTCGTCGCCGGGGAAGTTGTACTTGGTGAGCAGCTCGCGCACTTCCATCTCGACGAGCTCGAGCAGCTCGGCGTCGTCGACCATGTCGCACTTGTTGAGAAAGACGATGATGTAGGGCACGCCGACCTGGCGCGCCAGCAGGATGTGCTCGCGGGTCTGGGGCATGGGGCCGTCGGCGGCCGACACCACCAGGATGGCGCCGTCCATCTGCGCCGCGCCGGTGATCATGTTCTTGACGTAGTCGGCGTGCCCGGGGCAGTCGACGTGGGCGTAGTGCCGGTTCTTGGTCTCGTACTCGACGTGCGCGGTGTTGATGGTGATGCCGCGCGCCTTCTCCTCCGGCGCCGCGTCGATCTGGTCGTACGCCTTGGCTTCGCCGCCGAACTTGCTCGACAGCACCGTGGTGATGGCCGCCGTCAGCGTGGTCTTGCCGTGGTCCACGTGGCCTATCGTCCCCACGTTCACGTGTGGCTTGGTCCGCTCAAATTTGCTCTTCGCCATGATGAATGCCTTTAGAACTTGGTCAAATAAACTTGAAATTACTTGCTGGTACGCGCGCTGATGATGGCCTCTGCCACATTCCTGGGCGCTTCGGAGTAGTGCTTGAATTCCATGGAATAGGTGGCACGACCCTGAGACATCGAACGCAGCGTTGTGGAATAGCCGAACATCTCGGACAAAGGCACTTCGGCGCGTATGACTTTGCCACCCGTGACGATTTCGTCCATGCCCTGAACCATGCCGCGGCGCGACGACAAATCGCCCATCACATTGCCGGCGTAGTCTTCCGGCGTCTCAACTTCAACGGCCATCATGGGCTCAAGAATCACAGGACTGGCCTTGCGGCATCCGTCCTTGAAGCCCATCGACGCAGCCATCTTGAAAGCCTGCTCGGAGGAATCGACCTCGTGGTAGGAACCGAAATGCAAGGTCACTTTCACGTCAACCACTGGGTACCCAGCCAAAACACCCGAGTTCAGTGTTTCCTCGATGCCTTTTTGCACAGCGGGGATGTACTCGCGTGGCACGACGCCACCCTTGATCGCATCAATGAACTGAAAACCCTTGCCAATCTCATTCGGTTCGATCTTGAGGACGACATGCCCGTACTGTCCCTTGCCACCGGACTGGCGAACGAACTTGCCCTCGGCGTTGTCCACGGTCTTGCGAATGGTCTCACGATATGCCACCTGCGGCTTGCCGACATTCGCCTCGACGCCGAACTCGCGCCGCATACGGTCGACGATGATCTCAAGGTGGAGTTCACCCATGCCGGAAATAATGGTCTGCCCTGACTCTTCATCGGTCTTGACGCGGAAGGAGGGGTCTTCCTGAGCCAAGCGCTGCAAGGCAATGCCCATCTTCTCCTGGTCTGCCTTGGTCTTTGGCTCCACGGCTTGAGAAATGACCGGCTCCGGAAAGATCATCTTTTCCAAAGTGATGATGGAATTCGGATCGCACAGGGTTTCACCAGTCGTCACTTCGCGCAAGCCTACGCACGCTGCAATATCGCCAGCGCGCACTTCCTTGATTTCGTCACGCTGATTGGCATGCATTTGCAACAGGCGGCCGATACGTTCCTTTTTACCCTTGATAGGGTTGTAAATGGTGTCGCCCGAAGCAAGTATGCCGGAATAAACTCGAATAAAAGTCAATTGCCCCACATAGGGGTCGGTCATCAACTTAAATGCAAGTGCAGAAAATTTTTCATCATCACTTGCGCGTCGCTGCGTGTCTGCCTCATCATCATCTGTACCATGAACAGGCGGAATATCAACAGGCGACGGGAGAAAATCAATCACAGCATCCAGCATGCGCTGCACGCCCTTGTTCTTGAATGCTGTTCCGCAAAGCATGGGCTGG is part of the Thiomonas sp. X19 genome and encodes:
- the rplO gene encoding 50S ribosomal protein L15 — its product is MQLNSIQPAEGAKHSHKRVGRGIGSGLGKTAGRGHKGQKSRSGGYHKVGFEGGQMPLQRRLPKRGFKSPTAKFKAEVRLSELAFVQGDQIDLLSLKAAGLISDQAVTAKIFASGQVARNFTVAGVLVTRGAKIAIEAAGGTVAARQD
- the rpmD gene encoding 50S ribosomal protein L30 translates to MQDKKEVKVKLVRSVIGTRADHRDTVRGLGLRHINDERTLEDTPSVRGMIRKVDYLVKVIA
- the rpsE gene encoding 30S ribosomal protein S5, which gives rise to MAKVQAKMNTEARDDGLREKMIAVNRVTKVVKGGRILGFAALAVVGDGDGRIGMGKGKAREVPVAVQKAMDQARRNMIKVKLKNGTLHHQVFGSHAASDVMMAPAPQGTGIIAGGPMRAIFEVVGITDVVAKSHGSTNPYNMVRATLDGLIKANTPSEIAMKRGKSLEEILG
- the rplR gene encoding 50S ribosomal protein L18, with protein sequence MNKKLARMRRAKSTRAQIARLRVTRLAVHRSNAHIYASIISDDGERVLMTASTIEPEVRQQLQGSGGNVGAAQIVGRRIAEKARAAGIEQVAFDRSGFQYHGRVKALAEAAREAGLKF
- the rplF gene encoding 50S ribosomal protein L6; the encoded protein is MSRVAKNPIVVPKGVEVSLTAEQIAVKGGLGRLQRALNPLVKVELQDGSLTFAPADASRESHALSGTFRALVAGMVAGVDKGFEKKLTLVGVGYKVQVQGAKLNLSLGFSHPVVRDMPDGIKVEAPTPTEIVLKGVDKQLVGQMAADIRAIRPPEPYKGKGVRYANEVVVIKETKKK
- the rpsH gene encoding 30S ribosomal protein S8, which codes for MSMSDPIADMLTRIRNAQMVEKATVKMPASKLKAAIAQVLQDEGYIDGFELLRDGVKADLQIALKYYAGRPVIERIERVSRPGLRIYRGQHAIPQVLNGLGVAIVSTPQGVMTDRKARQVGVGGEVLCYVA
- the rpsN gene encoding 30S ribosomal protein S14: MAKLSLINRQEKREKLVEKFAGKRAALQAVIADMSKSHEDHLQARLGLQQLPRNANPTRLRNRCALTGRPRGTFRKFGLGRNKIRELAFRGEIPGITKSSW
- the rplE gene encoding 50S ribosomal protein L5, producing MTRLQEFYTGQVVPSLLERYGYKSVMEVPRITKITLNMGVSEAVADKKVIEHAVSDMTKIAGQRPVVTKARKAIAAFKVREGMPIGCSVTLRGRRMYEFLDRLVTVALPRVRDFRGVSSRAFDGRGNYNIGVKEQIIFPEVEYDKVDALRGLNISITTSAKSDDECKALLSAFRFPFKN
- the rplX gene encoding 50S ribosomal protein L24; translated protein: MNKIHKGDEVVVIAGSAKGRRAKVIARQGEDHLLVEGVGLVKRHTRPNPMQNQPGGVISKEMPIHQSNVAIFNPASGKADRVGIRLLSDGKKVRVFRSSGEEIKV
- the rplN gene encoding 50S ribosomal protein L14, coding for MIQMQSRLDVADNTGAKTVMCIKVLGGSKRRYAGIGDVIKVSIKEAAPRGRVKKGEVFNAVVVRTAKGVRRADGSLIKFDANAAVLLNAKLEPIGTRIFGPVTRELRTERFMKIVSLAPEVL
- the rpsQ gene encoding 30S ribosomal protein S17, translated to MSATEGLTRVLTGRVVSDKRSKTVTVLVERRVQHELYGKYMVRSKKYSAHDEQGQFHLGDLVEISETRPISKTKSWVVTRLVEKSRLV
- the rpmC gene encoding 50S ribosomal protein L29, whose product is MNLEEMRKLDASGLQNELNALLKAHMGLRMQKATQQLQNTSQLMKVRRDIARVRTLIRQQTTQES
- the rplP gene encoding 50S ribosomal protein L16 produces the protein MMQPARRKYRKEQKGRNKGVATRGASVAFGEYGLKATTRGRLTARQIESARRAISRHVKRGGRIWIRVFPDKPISIKPAEVRMGNGKGNPEYYVSEITPGKVLYEIDGVTEQQAREAFELAAAKLPFRTVFVGRRFGL
- the rpsC gene encoding 30S ribosomal protein S3, with the translated sequence MGQKINPTGFRLAVTHDWTSRWYASGRQFAKMLNEDIAVREFLAKKLKAASVSRIVIERPAKNARITIFSARPGVVIGKKGEDIEALKSELTKRLGVPVAVDIEEVRKPEIDAKLIADSITQQLEKRIMFRRAMKRAMQNAMRLGAQGIKIMSSGRLNGIEIARTEWYREGRVPLQTLRADIDYGFSEAKTTYGVIGVKVWVYKGDTLGRGALAQKAAEPAETDRRPRRDDKNGPRRNRRPDSTRGDAHAAPAGAPAVTPEKRVRKVSKPEASVAEPSKQGESS
- the rplV gene encoding 50S ribosomal protein L22 → METQAILRGVRLSEQKGRLVADLIRGKKVDHALNTLAFTPKKAAQIIKKVLESAIANAEHNDGADIDELKVKSIMVERGASLKRFSARAKGRGNRIVKPTCHIYITVGN
- the rpsS gene encoding 30S ribosomal protein S19, which encodes MTRSLKKGPFCDLHLIRKIENAVATKDKKPIKTWSRRSTVLPEFIGVTVAVHNGRQHMPVYITDQMVGHKLGEFALTRTFKGHPADKKAAKR
- the rplB gene encoding 50S ribosomal protein L2; the protein is MAVVKVKPTSAGRRAVVKVVHKHLHKGAPEKSLLEPQKQNAGRNNNGHITVRHRGGGSKQHYRVVDFRRDKDGIPAKVERIEYDPNRTAHIALLCYADGERRYIIAPRGIEVGSMVLSGVEAPIKAGNCLPIRSIPVGSTIHCVELTAGKGAQMIRSAGSSAVLMAREGVYAQVRLRSGEVRKIHVECRATIGEVSNEENSLRQYGKAGAKRWKGIRPTVRGVAMNPVDHPHGGGEGKTGEGRTPVSPWGTPTKGYRTRQNKRTQGMIVSRRKK
- the rplW gene encoding 50S ribosomal protein L23, giving the protein MSQQQAQEQRLMQVLLAPIISEKATMLADKRNQVAFRVRQDASKDEIKAAVEAFFKVQVIGVQVLNQKGKVKRTSRGVGHRSNVRKAYVSLAAGQELNFAQEGV